The region TCGGTCTCGAAGCTGAGTTTACGATCAGATGACGAACTACTGTTCATCGTCAGTGTTGACTCCCAGTCTCGCACGGTCTTCGAGCAAGAATTACGCACGCAACCTGAGATAACTGATGTTGTTCAGATCGGGGAGGCAGCAGACGATTGGTTCTACAAAGTAATTGCTATCTTCAACTCTGGTCTTGATGCGTCATATGAATTTGAAAAACACGAGGGTGTAATGATGGATGGGACCATTACCAGCGACGGATTTCGAAAAGAGAAAGTGTTCTCAGACTATGAAGCACTACAGACACTTCGAGACCGGTGCGATGTTCTTGGTATCCCATTTGAGTTGTTGAGGATCGCCGTCGATCCCGAGAACCCAGGAGAGCGTGATACATTCGGGCTCACCGATAAACAGTACCGAGCGATGTCCCTTGCCTTCGCTCACGGGTACTACGACTCCCCACGGCAGATGACGACACAGGAACTCGCTGAGGAACTCGGAATATCTGCTGCATCCGCATCTGATCTTCTGAGGCGGGCAGAAAATCAACTCATCAGTCAGACTCTCGGACCAACCATATCTTAAGTACCCTTGTATATAAGCATAAAATTCTCTCTCTTTACGTCTCTATTAGGAAGTGATGCCATCACTGACTGACCAAGTTGCGATTATTACTGGCGCATCTTCGGGGATCGGCGAAGCAACAGCAGTGGAGTTAGCTGAAGAGGGTGCCTCAGTCGTTCTTGCAGCCCGCCGTGAAGAGCGATTAGAGACTGTCGCAGATCGCATCAAATCAAACGGTGGTGATGCACTCGTCGCACCCACGGATATCACTGATGACGGGGATATCGTCTCTCTTGTTGAAACTGTTCAGGACGAGTTTGGCCGAATCGACATTATCGTCAATAATGCTGGGTTTGGGCTCTATGGGAGTGTTGAAGAGACCCCTCTCGAAGACGCACGATATCAACTTGAAGTCAATCTATTCGGCCAGGCTCGCCTCACCCAGCTTGTCATCCCCGGTATGCGCGAGCGAGGATACGGCAAAATCATTAATATCAGTAGTAGTGGCGGGAAGGTTTGGGCACC is a window of Halobacterium hubeiense DNA encoding:
- a CDS encoding helix-turn-helix domain-containing protein, with amino-acid sequence MAIVAEILLGGHSFPLVGVANEIPSGRISVSKLSLRSDDELLFIVSVDSQSRTVFEQELRTQPEITDVVQIGEAADDWFYKVIAIFNSGLDASYEFEKHEGVMMDGTITSDGFRKEKVFSDYEALQTLRDRCDVLGIPFELLRIAVDPENPGERDTFGLTDKQYRAMSLAFAHGYYDSPRQMTTQELAEELGISAASASDLLRRAENQLISQTLGPTIS
- a CDS encoding oxidoreductase, which gives rise to MPSLTDQVAIITGASSGIGEATAVELAEEGASVVLAARREERLETVADRIKSNGGDALVAPTDITDDGDIVSLVETVQDEFGRIDIIVNNAGFGLYGSVEETPLEDARYQLEVNLFGQARLTQLVIPGMRERGYGKIINISSSGGKVWAPLGAWYHASKHAVEGFSDCLRYELDPHGIDVVIIEPGAIDTEWGEIAVENLREYSADGPYAELAESYIEATQDVDFSSEPEAVANTITDAVRSNSPKNRYTVGIDAKLMIPLRRFGGDRLYDRIIDYQF